The following are encoded in a window of Flavobacterium cupriresistens genomic DNA:
- a CDS encoding BCCT family transporter: protein MNKLNTSVVFKTNFSKSVAFPSLAIIIAISLCCGFFSTETEEVFNFIKELVFKNLSWLYVLLVTVFVLFLIGLATSKLGKIKLGHDDSVPDYSFFSWVAMLFAAGMGIGLMYFGVSETMSHYATPANANLAVDLRAKEAQLYTFFHWGFHAWSIYGVVGLSLAYFTYRHNLPLAIRSGFYPMLKDKIHGRFGDIIDVFGLCSTFFGITTTLGFGVVQLCAGLVSLKIIPDTDFKYQVAIVLVVMVIAVFSAISGLGKGVKKLSEMNILLAVLLMLFILVFGPTIYILSTFTEGLGYYISHFISLTFNTYAYEKGSQEWFSKWTILYWAWWISWAPYVGLFIAKISKGRTIREFILAVLFIPAFFNFLWMTVFGSSAVWIDEHVAHGALSQLANNPDTLLFNFFSYFPFTTLLNVLSILIICVFFITSADSGIFIMNGIASKGAINSPKWQSVFWGVLLSLLSLSLLRTGGLASLQTMTLISALPFGIIMILLCYNLWKALVADNEYSIKKYSHGSLNWNNNNWKEHLEKILTFSEKKDVHRFIDTTVKKAFIELKAELANNNVDANINSFSSPQHAIELEIKFDQLRNFKYGVMAQALTISETLINEKNSPDSDSEITFHPITYFGDHRMGYDVQYLSKDGIISDVLREYERFLNLSSDRDNDLIMKPTN, encoded by the coding sequence ATGAATAAATTAAATACTTCAGTTGTGTTTAAAACAAATTTCAGCAAATCTGTTGCATTTCCAAGTTTAGCAATAATTATCGCAATTTCTCTATGCTGTGGTTTTTTCTCCACTGAAACGGAAGAGGTCTTCAATTTTATAAAAGAGTTGGTTTTTAAAAATCTGAGTTGGTTGTATGTGTTATTAGTGACCGTTTTTGTGTTGTTTCTAATAGGGTTGGCTACCAGTAAATTGGGGAAAATTAAACTGGGTCATGACGATTCGGTACCGGATTATTCTTTTTTCTCCTGGGTAGCAATGCTCTTTGCGGCCGGAATGGGAATTGGGTTAATGTATTTTGGTGTCAGTGAAACGATGTCGCATTACGCAACTCCCGCTAATGCTAATTTAGCCGTTGATCTTCGGGCCAAAGAAGCACAATTGTACACTTTCTTTCACTGGGGGTTTCATGCTTGGTCTATTTATGGTGTGGTAGGATTGTCGTTGGCTTATTTTACGTACAGACATAATTTACCACTTGCAATTAGAAGTGGTTTTTATCCGATGTTAAAGGACAAAATACATGGAAGATTTGGTGACATAATTGATGTTTTTGGTTTGTGCAGTACTTTTTTCGGAATTACTACAACGCTTGGTTTTGGAGTTGTACAGTTATGTGCCGGATTGGTAAGCCTTAAAATTATTCCGGATACGGATTTTAAATATCAAGTTGCTATTGTTTTAGTTGTAATGGTAATCGCAGTTTTTTCGGCAATCTCTGGCTTAGGAAAAGGAGTGAAGAAATTAAGTGAAATGAATATACTGCTGGCTGTACTATTGATGTTGTTTATATTGGTATTTGGACCAACAATTTATATTTTAAGCACTTTTACAGAAGGGTTGGGGTATTATATCAGTCATTTTATATCGCTTACTTTTAACACCTATGCTTATGAAAAAGGCAGCCAGGAGTGGTTTTCTAAATGGACGATTTTATACTGGGCTTGGTGGATTTCTTGGGCGCCTTACGTAGGATTGTTTATTGCGAAAATTTCTAAAGGAAGAACAATCAGAGAGTTTATTTTGGCTGTTTTGTTTATTCCTGCCTTTTTTAATTTTTTGTGGATGACCGTTTTTGGAAGCAGTGCCGTATGGATAGACGAACATGTAGCTCATGGCGCTTTAAGTCAATTAGCCAATAACCCAGATACTTTATTGTTTAACTTCTTTAGTTATTTCCCTTTTACGACGCTTTTGAATGTTTTGTCGATACTAATTATCTGTGTGTTTTTTATCACTTCTGCAGATTCGGGTATTTTTATAATGAATGGTATTGCTTCAAAAGGGGCTATTAACTCGCCTAAATGGCAAAGTGTTTTTTGGGGAGTTCTATTGTCGCTTTTGTCTTTAAGTTTGTTAAGAACAGGTGGATTAGCCTCATTGCAGACAATGACGCTTATATCGGCCTTACCGTTTGGAATTATAATGATTTTGTTGTGTTATAACTTATGGAAAGCACTTGTAGCGGATAATGAATACAGTATTAAAAAATATTCCCACGGAAGTTTAAATTGGAATAACAATAATTGGAAAGAGCATCTCGAAAAAATCCTGACGTTTTCTGAAAAGAAAGATGTGCACAGATTTATTGACACAACCGTGAAAAAAGCATTTATAGAATTAAAAGCAGAGTTAGCCAACAATAATGTCGATGCGAATATCAATTCATTTTCATCGCCTCAACACGCGATTGAATTGGAAATCAAATTTGATCAGTTGCGAAATTTTAAATACGGTGTAATGGCTCAGGCACTCACTATTTCGGAAACTTTAATAAACGAAAAAAATAGCCCCGACAGTGATTCAGAAATTACATTTCATCCGATTACTTATTTTGGAGATCACAGGATGGGATATGATGTTCAATATTTAAGTAAAGATGGAATCATTTCAGATGTTTTAAGGGAATACGAGCGGTTTTTAAATCTAAGTTCTGATCGGGATAATGATCTGATTATGAAACCAACCAATTAG
- a CDS encoding glycoside hydrolase family 18 protein, producing MKQLNLIAFFLLCSCTISTFAQKNKKMDIIAYYTGDDKLINEYEISKLNQIIFSFCHLKEGKLSVDTPKDSVTIKHLVSLKASNPQLKVLLSLGGWSGCEPCSAAFSTAEGRLLFAKSVKELSDYFKVDGLDLDWEYPAIEGLPGHLYQPADKTNFTELIKILRSTLGKKYDLSFAAGGFQKYLDESVEWKKVMPLVNRVNIMSYDLVNGYATVTGHHTPLYSTNPKEESTDRAVEYLLKLGIPAEKLVIGGAFYTRTWKEVANVNNGLYQPGVHIQGVSFKNYATTYTEANGWKYFWDDKAKAAYWYNEKEKTFATGDNVTSIKAKAEYAKAKKLGGVMFWELPLDTPRDGLVNTIYEVKTAK from the coding sequence ATGAAACAACTCAATCTAATTGCTTTCTTTTTATTGTGTAGCTGTACGATATCTACTTTTGCGCAAAAAAATAAAAAGATGGACATCATCGCGTATTATACAGGCGATGACAAATTAATCAACGAATATGAAATAAGCAAGCTAAATCAAATTATTTTTAGTTTTTGCCATTTAAAAGAAGGAAAATTAAGCGTTGACACTCCAAAAGATTCTGTCACAATCAAACATTTGGTTTCCTTAAAAGCTTCCAATCCGCAACTAAAAGTGCTTTTATCTCTTGGTGGCTGGTCTGGTTGCGAACCTTGTTCAGCAGCATTTTCAACTGCTGAAGGAAGACTCCTTTTTGCTAAATCTGTAAAAGAACTCAGTGATTATTTCAAAGTAGACGGTTTAGATTTAGATTGGGAATATCCAGCCATTGAAGGACTTCCGGGGCATTTATACCAACCTGCTGATAAAACTAATTTTACGGAACTAATCAAAATTTTGCGCAGTACTTTAGGAAAAAAATACGACCTGAGTTTTGCTGCAGGGGGCTTCCAAAAATATCTGGACGAATCTGTAGAATGGAAAAAAGTGATGCCATTGGTAAATCGTGTAAACATCATGAGTTACGATTTAGTAAATGGATATGCTACTGTTACGGGGCATCATACGCCTTTATATAGCACTAACCCGAAAGAGGAATCTACAGACCGAGCGGTTGAGTATCTACTAAAACTAGGCATTCCGGCAGAAAAACTAGTGATTGGTGGTGCTTTTTATACGAGAACATGGAAAGAGGTTGCAAATGTAAACAATGGTCTATATCAACCGGGAGTACATATTCAAGGAGTTTCTTTCAAAAATTATGCTACAACTTATACAGAAGCTAACGGATGGAAATACTTTTGGGATGACAAAGCAAAAGCGGCTTATTGGTACAACGAAAAAGAAAAAACATTTGCAACCGGAGACAATGTTACTTCTATAAAAGCTAAAGCGGAATATGCAAAAGCTAAAAAATTAGGTGGAGTTATGTTCTGGGAACTTCCTTTAGACACTCCTCGTGATGGATTGGTTAATACCATTTATGAAGTTAAAACTGCTAAATAA
- a CDS encoding transporter translates to MPKKVFPILSKRHRFVVVLSLISFSIYSQDLEPRVYANVAKDLNVVAVGYGFMDGNVLTDPSLPVKDFTIKSHSLVGSYIRTFGLANKLARVQVSLPYTFMDGSLTATNGAVLTGTRSGLADMKVRLGINLLGSPALDKKDFKDFEQKTILGVSLVTSIPTGKYYDDKKINIGTNRWAFKPEIGVSRRFSHFYAEAYGGIWFYTNNNDFLGKKLEQKHTYSLQGHASYYFKNNMWIGFNTNWFFGGKTITDGVSDDSEIDNWRVGGTFAAPVAKGQSVKLQYHVGAYTNNGLNYYALTLSYQYSFF, encoded by the coding sequence ATGCCAAAAAAAGTTTTTCCTATTTTGTCTAAAAGACATCGTTTTGTAGTAGTACTATCTTTAATTTCATTTTCAATTTACAGTCAGGATTTAGAACCCAGAGTTTACGCCAACGTGGCCAAAGACCTTAATGTGGTTGCGGTTGGTTATGGTTTTATGGATGGAAATGTATTAACAGATCCATCGTTGCCTGTTAAGGATTTTACCATTAAGAGTCACAGTCTGGTCGGAAGTTATATCAGAACTTTTGGACTTGCGAACAAACTGGCGCGTGTACAGGTCTCCCTTCCATACACTTTTATGGACGGATCTCTGACGGCTACCAATGGTGCAGTTTTGACCGGAACCAGATCGGGTTTAGCAGACATGAAAGTGCGATTGGGAATCAATTTATTGGGGTCTCCGGCACTCGATAAAAAAGATTTTAAGGATTTTGAGCAAAAAACTATTTTGGGAGTCAGTTTAGTAACTTCGATTCCAACCGGAAAATACTACGATGATAAAAAGATTAATATAGGAACAAATCGTTGGGCTTTTAAACCTGAAATTGGAGTTTCCAGACGGTTTTCTCATTTCTATGCAGAAGCTTATGGTGGAATTTGGTTTTATACCAATAACAATGATTTTTTGGGTAAAAAATTAGAGCAAAAGCATACGTACAGTCTGCAGGGGCATGCAAGTTATTACTTTAAAAATAATATGTGGATTGGCTTTAATACTAACTGGTTTTTTGGCGGAAAAACAATCACAGACGGAGTTTCAGATGATAGCGAAATTGATAACTGGAGAGTAGGAGGGACTTTTGCCGCGCCCGTTGCAAAAGGCCAGTCCGTAAAATTACAATATCATGTCGGCGCCTATACCAATAATGGATTAAATTATTACGCCTTAACGCTTTCGTATCAATATTCCTTTTTTTAA
- a CDS encoding DUF4251 domain-containing protein codes for MKKKLSFLLVLLIFITSNGFAQEKTKKQLKAERELQKQKETEALINSKNFVFDAERANPMGYRTIILDFNTYTMKVSEEKVNCDLPYFGRGYNVAYGSSDGGMKFEGKPENITIENKKKGYNIKMTVKGERDVYVLLFSVFYDGGANVSINSNNRGVISYDGKIRAPKTEENKK; via the coding sequence ATGAAAAAGAAATTATCATTTTTATTGGTGTTATTAATCTTTATAACCAGCAATGGTTTCGCTCAGGAAAAAACGAAAAAACAGTTAAAAGCAGAAAGGGAACTTCAAAAGCAAAAAGAAACCGAAGCCCTGATTAATTCTAAAAATTTTGTTTTTGACGCAGAGAGAGCGAATCCGATGGGGTATAGAACGATCATTTTAGATTTCAATACTTATACGATGAAGGTTAGTGAAGAAAAAGTAAACTGTGATTTGCCTTATTTCGGACGTGGCTATAATGTGGCCTATGGCTCATCAGACGGGGGAATGAAATTTGAAGGAAAACCTGAAAATATTACAATTGAGAATAAGAAAAAAGGATACAACATCAAAATGACGGTAAAAGGGGAACGTGATGTTTATGTTCTTTTGTTTTCTGTATTTTATGATGGAGGAGCAAATGTGTCTATTAACAGCAATAACAGAGGCGTGATTTCGTATGACGGAAAGATCAGGGCTCCCAAAACAGAAGAGAATAAAAAATAG
- a CDS encoding META domain-containing protein, translating into MKKYISVLVLFGLMLSSCNVFKCKKEDTASKLEGTWELNYISGPKITFEGLYPNGKPTINFDLKEKRVSGSNSCNNFNGKLSIDGNKIDFTQPMAVTKKMCTNNQGEQTFMSTLPKITSYDITDEGKTLHFISGDIAMMRFTKK; encoded by the coding sequence ATGAAAAAATATATTTCTGTTTTAGTTCTTTTTGGACTTATGCTAAGTTCATGCAATGTTTTTAAATGTAAAAAAGAAGATACTGCTTCTAAATTGGAAGGAACCTGGGAACTCAATTATATATCCGGGCCCAAAATAACTTTTGAGGGTTTGTACCCCAATGGAAAACCAACAATCAATTTTGATTTAAAGGAAAAACGGGTTTCAGGAAGCAACAGCTGCAATAATTTTAACGGTAAATTGAGTATTGACGGAAACAAAATTGATTTTACGCAACCCATGGCCGTTACAAAAAAAATGTGTACGAACAATCAGGGGGAACAGACTTTTATGAGCACCCTTCCTAAAATAACTTCGTATGATATTACGGATGAAGGGAAAACACTGCACTTCATTTCGGGCGATATCGCTATGATGCGATTTACCAAAAAATAA
- a CDS encoding superoxide dismutase family protein yields MKKIIVSFAIITALIIGCKTSTKSNDAKTLTIALEPKSNSTVTGTATFTEKKGKVTFVAKMSGLKPGVHAIHIHEKSDCTAADGSSAGGHWNPTFKKHGKWGVGEYHKGDIGNFTADEKGNGTITMTTDEWCIGCEDETKNILGKGLIVHQGVDDFTSQPAGNAGARVACSGIIK; encoded by the coding sequence ATGAAAAAAATAATTGTCTCTTTCGCTATAATTACAGCCTTAATCATTGGTTGTAAAACAAGTACAAAATCAAATGATGCCAAAACGCTGACCATCGCATTGGAACCAAAAAGTAACAGTACGGTAACCGGAACTGCCACTTTCACAGAAAAAAAGGGTAAAGTAACTTTTGTTGCAAAAATGTCGGGTTTAAAACCGGGAGTACATGCGATACACATTCATGAAAAATCAGATTGTACGGCTGCCGACGGAAGTTCTGCAGGAGGTCACTGGAACCCCACTTTTAAGAAACATGGTAAATGGGGTGTTGGCGAATATCACAAAGGCGATATCGGCAACTTCACCGCAGATGAAAAAGGAAACGGAACGATTACAATGACTACTGATGAATGGTGTATTGGTTGTGAAGATGAAACCAAAAACATCCTGGGAAAAGGCTTAATCGTGCATCAGGGAGTTGATGATTTCACCTCTCAGCCAGCAGGAAATGCAGGAGCCAGAGTCGCCTGTTCCGGAATCATAAAGTAA
- a CDS encoding LETM1-related biofilm-associated protein gives MINPSASGWIDKFFSEQKFSEAIPFETVDSFYNKVRETGFIYGHIISINSQIPVAIQGWFKTEISKVALLNTLYNMYCLEKRSSEPNNFIAEVLKFYKEMNPEGFSLFKILLPKDTPSLALENIIDQRVQTNDSIISKNFSHLVTNALLFIDVLAFRQYLAHGEIPEKYLKRIEETVLGIVALALKTKTVKSQHDDLLIKLFEASIRYSKFSKVTVDTLETLQLDYFNNKLEQYYLIDMAGMALWSDGVVENEEAYFLHSLGSMMGVSDAFVTTSITTTNTFITTHKKKIPYFNYSNPVKHFYDQMTHTVVKLIVRNKNRLVKEIVQSKELMILLAYSTTRDLDAKEKKKVKKQLLDICKTIPSLTIFLLPGGSLLLPILIKFIPTLLPSAFNENLDENE, from the coding sequence ATGATTAACCCATCGGCATCAGGCTGGATAGATAAATTTTTTAGCGAACAGAAGTTCTCAGAAGCAATCCCTTTTGAGACGGTGGATTCGTTCTATAATAAAGTCAGAGAAACGGGCTTTATTTATGGCCATATCATTTCTATTAATTCTCAAATTCCTGTTGCGATACAAGGCTGGTTTAAAACCGAAATTTCTAAAGTTGCGCTTTTAAACACCTTATACAATATGTATTGTTTAGAAAAGAGAAGTTCTGAACCTAACAATTTTATAGCGGAAGTTTTAAAATTCTACAAAGAAATGAATCCCGAAGGATTTAGTTTGTTTAAAATTTTACTTCCAAAAGACACCCCTTCTTTAGCCTTAGAAAACATAATCGATCAGCGCGTTCAGACGAATGACAGCATTATTAGTAAAAACTTTTCGCATCTGGTAACCAATGCCCTATTGTTTATTGATGTACTGGCTTTCAGACAATATTTAGCACATGGCGAAATTCCTGAAAAATATTTAAAACGAATTGAAGAGACCGTTCTGGGTATTGTGGCTTTAGCCTTAAAAACCAAAACCGTTAAATCACAGCATGACGATTTATTGATTAAATTGTTTGAAGCTTCTATCCGTTATTCCAAATTTTCAAAAGTTACAGTAGACACGTTAGAGACACTGCAATTGGATTATTTTAATAACAAACTGGAGCAGTACTATTTAATTGACATGGCCGGAATGGCACTTTGGAGCGATGGTGTCGTAGAAAACGAAGAAGCTTATTTTCTACATTCCTTAGGATCAATGATGGGAGTTTCTGATGCTTTTGTAACGACAAGCATCACAACAACCAACACCTTTATTACGACTCATAAAAAGAAAATCCCATACTTTAATTACTCTAATCCGGTAAAGCATTTTTACGATCAGATGACACACACTGTTGTAAAACTAATTGTAAGGAACAAAAACAGATTGGTTAAGGAAATCGTTCAAAGCAAAGAATTGATGATTCTGTTGGCGTATTCTACAACAAGAGATCTGGATGCCAAAGAAAAGAAAAAGGTAAAAAAACAACTGCTGGATATTTGTAAAACAATTCCGTCCTTAACTATCTTTTTACTTCCGGGCGGAAGTTTGTTATTACCGATTTTAATCAAGTTTATTCCAACTTTATTGCCTTCGGCTTTTAATGAAAATTTAGACGAAAATGAATAA
- the can gene encoding carbonate dehydratase, whose product MKDFYKQILENNKEWVEKSLALDPNFFADLAKGQTPPLLWIGCSDSRVPANEIIGAKPGEVFVHRNIANMVVHSDMNMLSVLDYAVNVLKVKHVIVCGHYGCGGVKAAMGNQSVGIIDNWIRHIKDEYRLHDKYLNSIVDETERFNAFVEINAKEQVYNLAKTSIVQGAWKNGQDLTLHGWVYGLNSGFVTDLNVNISSNEELDDVYQLNNL is encoded by the coding sequence ATGAAAGATTTTTATAAGCAAATATTAGAAAACAATAAAGAGTGGGTTGAGAAATCATTAGCATTAGACCCTAATTTTTTTGCAGATTTAGCCAAAGGACAAACTCCGCCATTATTATGGATCGGATGTTCTGATAGCCGTGTTCCTGCTAATGAAATTATCGGTGCTAAACCGGGAGAAGTTTTTGTACACAGAAACATTGCCAATATGGTCGTTCACTCTGATATGAATATGTTGAGCGTTCTGGATTATGCAGTAAACGTGCTAAAAGTGAAACACGTTATTGTTTGCGGACATTACGGTTGTGGTGGTGTAAAAGCGGCTATGGGGAATCAATCTGTTGGAATTATCGACAACTGGATTCGTCATATTAAAGACGAATACCGTTTACATGACAAATATTTAAATTCGATTGTAGATGAAACAGAGCGTTTTAATGCTTTTGTAGAAATCAATGCTAAAGAGCAGGTTTACAACTTAGCTAAAACGTCAATCGTTCAAGGAGCCTGGAAAAATGGTCAGGACCTAACACTTCACGGATGGGTTTACGGTTTAAATTCCGGTTTCGTAACGGATTTGAATGTAAATATTAGTTCGAATGAAGAATTAGATGATGTTTATCAGTTAAACAATCTTTAA
- a CDS encoding SulP family inorganic anion transporter has translation MTKKINLFANLKSDFASGLVVFLVALPLCLGIAMASGAPLFSGIISGVIGGIVVGYLSQSHISVSGPAAGLTAIILTAITDFGAFDVFLLSVFIAGLIQLALGFLKAGSISNYFPTNVIEGMLAGIGIIIILKQVPHAFGYDADFEGDQAFIQNDGSNTFSFLFDILNHIQLGAVVVSLVSLVILISWDKISFLKNLKLIPGALVAVVAGVVLNEIFVSSGSSLAITKEHLVSLPVPKSFDEFKSILILPNFAAVSNPQVWVVALTIAIVASIETLLCIEAADRMDVQKRYTNTNVELRAQGIGNILSSLLGGLPMTSVVVRSSANNNAGAKSKMSAIIHGVLLLLSVLSIPTILNKIPLATLATVLILVGYKLAKPATFKHFWEKGKYQFVPFIATLVFVVATDLLKGVALGIVISIIFVLRGNLKRAYSFKKEEYEDGDVIHIDLAQEVSFLNKAAIKSTLNEIPENSKVIINAHDTEYIAHDVLDLIREFKGTRAVDQNIKVKLKGFKEAYELENSPDINNHVSIEHYYDVAKRTMVKKEVANEDSKK, from the coding sequence ATGACAAAAAAAATCAATCTTTTTGCCAATCTTAAATCTGATTTTGCGTCAGGTTTAGTGGTCTTTTTAGTGGCTCTTCCATTGTGTTTAGGTATCGCAATGGCGTCTGGAGCTCCTTTGTTTTCCGGAATTATCTCGGGTGTTATCGGTGGTATCGTGGTTGGTTATTTAAGCCAATCTCATATTAGTGTTTCGGGGCCGGCAGCTGGTTTAACAGCTATTATTTTAACAGCTATTACCGATTTTGGCGCTTTCGATGTGTTTTTACTGTCTGTTTTTATTGCCGGATTAATTCAATTGGCATTAGGATTTTTAAAAGCCGGAAGTATTTCAAATTATTTTCCAACAAATGTTATCGAAGGAATGTTAGCCGGTATCGGAATCATTATCATCTTAAAACAAGTGCCACACGCTTTTGGTTACGATGCTGATTTTGAAGGAGACCAGGCTTTTATTCAAAACGACGGGAGCAATACCTTCTCGTTTTTATTCGATATATTAAATCATATTCAGTTAGGAGCGGTAGTGGTTTCTTTGGTTTCTCTGGTGATCTTAATTTCATGGGATAAGATTTCGTTTTTAAAGAATCTTAAATTGATTCCGGGGGCGCTTGTTGCTGTTGTTGCGGGTGTTGTCTTAAACGAAATTTTTGTTTCTTCAGGAAGTTCATTAGCCATTACAAAAGAACACTTGGTTTCTTTACCGGTTCCAAAGTCTTTTGATGAATTCAAATCTATTTTAATTTTGCCAAACTTTGCTGCGGTATCGAATCCTCAGGTTTGGGTTGTGGCGTTAACAATTGCTATTGTAGCGTCTATTGAAACATTGTTATGTATTGAAGCCGCTGACCGAATGGATGTTCAGAAGCGTTATACTAATACCAATGTAGAGCTTAGAGCACAGGGAATTGGTAATATATTAAGTTCACTTTTAGGTGGTTTGCCAATGACATCAGTTGTGGTGAGATCTTCTGCAAATAATAACGCAGGAGCAAAATCTAAAATGTCAGCCATCATTCATGGTGTGCTTTTGTTACTTAGTGTTTTGTCTATTCCAACAATTTTAAATAAAATTCCGTTAGCGACTTTAGCAACCGTTTTGATTTTGGTTGGATATAAATTAGCGAAACCGGCAACATTTAAACATTTCTGGGAAAAAGGTAAATACCAGTTTGTTCCTTTTATTGCGACATTAGTGTTTGTCGTAGCAACAGATTTACTTAAAGGAGTTGCTCTGGGAATTGTAATCAGTATTATTTTTGTATTGAGAGGAAATTTAAAAAGAGCTTACAGTTTCAAAAAAGAAGAATACGAAGACGGAGATGTTATTCATATAGATTTGGCTCAGGAGGTTTCCTTCTTAAATAAGGCAGCAATCAAATCAACATTGAATGAAATTCCTGAAAATTCTAAAGTAATTATTAATGCACACGATACAGAGTATATTGCACATGACGTTTTAGATTTAATTCGCGAATTTAAAGGGACACGTGCTGTTGATCAAAATATCAAAGTAAAACTTAAAGGCTTTAAAGAAGCTTACGAGTTAGAAAATTCACCGGATATCAATAATCATGTATCTATCGAACATTATTATGATGTTGCTAAGAGAACGATGGTGAAAAAAGAGGTTGCAAACGAAGATTCTAAAAAATAA
- a CDS encoding Dps family protein, which translates to MKTNILGLPVKESELLVKELNVLLANFQVYYQNLRGIHWNIRGKRFFDLHVKFEELYTDAQLKIDMIAERVLTIGGTPLHTFEDYIKNNKLTVGKNISNDEKAVHLIVHSLSDLLKIEREILSQSGEINDEGTNSMMSDFIAEQEKTIWMMNAWLEESL; encoded by the coding sequence ATGAAAACAAATATTTTAGGATTACCTGTAAAAGAGTCGGAATTATTAGTAAAAGAATTAAATGTGTTGTTAGCCAATTTTCAGGTGTATTATCAAAATTTACGAGGGATTCATTGGAATATTCGTGGGAAACGTTTTTTTGATTTGCATGTGAAATTTGAAGAATTGTATACAGATGCTCAATTAAAAATAGATATGATTGCAGAAAGAGTTTTGACAATAGGAGGGACTCCTTTGCATACTTTTGAAGATTATATCAAAAACAACAAATTAACAGTTGGAAAAAACATCTCGAATGATGAAAAGGCAGTTCATTTGATTGTACATTCGTTATCAGATTTATTAAAAATTGAAAGAGAAATCCTTAGTCAGTCCGGTGAAATCAATGACGAAGGGACCAATTCTATGATGAGTGATTTCATTGCAGAGCAAGAAAAAACAATCTGGATGATGAATGCCTGGTTGGAAGAATCATTATAA
- a CDS encoding LysR substrate-binding domain-containing protein, translating into MTITQLQYVLAVAEHKNFTLAAEKCFVTQPTLSMQIQKIEEELNILIFDRSKKPIQLTDIGHKIVNQAKNIVNEADRIKDIVEQQKGFIGGEFRLGIIPTIMPTLLPMFLNNFIKKYPKVKLLIEELNTDEIILKLKNGHLDAAIAATPLEDEKIKEIVLYFEPFVAYIPEHHASFEKTEIEVADLNLNEILLLQDGHCFRDGILNLCKNGSDIDQTNFQIQSGSFETLIKLADEGLGTTLLPYLHTLDLKDSDKLKLRNFKEPKPAREVSLIYPKSELKMQIIDALRSTIAGVVKGAIVFQNVQIISPLQKK; encoded by the coding sequence ATGACGATCACTCAATTACAATATGTGTTAGCTGTTGCCGAGCATAAAAATTTCACTCTTGCAGCCGAGAAGTGTTTTGTAACGCAGCCTACATTAAGTATGCAGATTCAAAAAATCGAAGAAGAACTTAACATTTTAATTTTCGACAGAAGTAAAAAACCAATCCAACTTACTGATATTGGTCATAAAATTGTAAATCAGGCCAAGAATATTGTAAATGAAGCCGACAGAATAAAGGATATTGTAGAACAACAAAAGGGTTTTATTGGCGGTGAATTTCGTTTAGGGATCATTCCAACCATTATGCCAACGCTGTTGCCCATGTTTTTAAACAATTTCATTAAGAAATATCCAAAAGTAAAACTTCTTATTGAAGAGCTAAACACAGATGAAATTATTCTAAAACTAAAAAATGGTCATCTGGATGCTGCTATTGCCGCGACACCACTTGAGGATGAAAAAATTAAAGAAATCGTTTTGTATTTCGAACCCTTCGTAGCGTACATACCAGAACATCACGCCAGCTTTGAGAAAACCGAAATTGAGGTAGCCGACTTAAATCTGAATGAAATTTTACTTTTACAAGACGGGCATTGCTTTAGAGACGGGATTTTGAATTTATGCAAAAATGGATCTGACATCGATCAGACCAATTTTCAGATTCAAAGTGGGAGTTTTGAAACCCTGATAAAATTGGCAGACGAAGGCCTTGGTACAACGTTACTTCCGTACTTGCACACCTTAGACTTAAAAGATTCCGATAAACTGAAACTTCGTAACTTTAAGGAACCAAAACCAGCTCGTGAGGTAAGTTTAATTTACCCGAAAAGCGAATTAAAAATGCAAATCATTGACGCCCTCAGATCTACAATCGCAGGTGTTGTAAAGGGAGCAATTGTTTTTCAGAATGTTCAAATCATCAGCCCGCTACAAAAAAAATAA